A single genomic interval of Agromyces cerinus harbors:
- the recQ gene encoding DNA helicase RecQ, translating to MSWNAQPDWTDEVPWDPDELAPPPDDEWVPPVDDAQFGAARGSAPARSAGAVGVSPRQSSGVVAAGRRIAAPARFASAAEALHTVFGYDSFRGEQAEIIAQVASGGDAVVLMPTGGGKSLCYQIPSLLREGTGIVVSPLIALMHDQVDALVRNGVRAAYLNSSQQSHERAEVERAYLAGELDLLYVAPERLGNEATKRFLEQGSIALFAIDEAHCVAQWGHDFRPDYLALSELAERWPDVPRIALTATATEATHREITERLSLGGAEHFVSSFDRPNIQYRIDSKLEVRKQLLEFIRSEGRDAAGNPVAGIVYALSRASTEKIAAYLAEHGVNAMPYHAGLDAAVRRRTQERFLREEGVVVVATIAFGMGIDKPDVRFVAHVDLPKSVEGYYQETGRAGRDGAPATAWLAYGLQDVVQQRRMIDESPGDLAHRRRLAQHLDAMLALCETVQCRRQNLLGYFGQPSEPCGNCDTCLEPPASWDGTVPAQKLMSTIVRLQRERRQKFGAGHLVDILRGKETPRVRQYGHDALATWSIGQDLSDQQWRGVVRQLLAQGLLATHGEYGTLTVTDAAADVLSGKRVVKLRTEPERVSRSRSTRAATAAADLEPAQVELFEQLRAWRAGEAKEQGVPAYIVFGDATLRAVAVAKPSSLADLDGITGIGAKKREAYGEALLSVVASA from the coding sequence ATGAGCTGGAACGCGCAACCCGACTGGACCGACGAGGTCCCGTGGGACCCCGACGAGCTCGCTCCGCCGCCCGACGACGAGTGGGTTCCGCCCGTCGATGACGCCCAGTTCGGCGCCGCGCGAGGCTCCGCTCCGGCGCGTTCGGCGGGTGCGGTCGGCGTGTCGCCCCGCCAGTCGTCGGGAGTCGTCGCGGCGGGTCGTCGCATTGCTGCGCCTGCACGGTTCGCCTCGGCCGCCGAAGCCCTCCACACCGTCTTCGGCTACGACAGCTTCCGCGGCGAACAGGCCGAGATCATCGCGCAGGTCGCGAGCGGGGGCGACGCCGTCGTGCTCATGCCGACCGGCGGCGGCAAGAGCCTCTGCTACCAGATTCCGTCGCTGTTGCGCGAGGGCACGGGTATCGTCGTCTCGCCGCTCATCGCGCTCATGCACGATCAGGTCGACGCGCTCGTGCGCAACGGCGTGCGCGCCGCATACCTGAACTCGAGCCAGCAGTCGCACGAGCGCGCGGAGGTCGAGCGCGCGTACCTCGCCGGAGAGCTCGACCTGCTCTACGTCGCCCCCGAGCGGCTCGGCAATGAGGCGACCAAGCGCTTCCTCGAGCAGGGCTCGATCGCCCTCTTCGCGATCGACGAGGCCCATTGCGTCGCGCAGTGGGGGCACGACTTCCGGCCCGACTACCTCGCCCTCTCCGAGCTCGCCGAGCGCTGGCCCGACGTGCCGCGCATCGCCCTCACCGCCACGGCGACCGAGGCGACGCATCGCGAGATCACCGAGCGGCTGAGCCTCGGGGGAGCCGAGCACTTCGTCTCGAGCTTCGACCGGCCGAACATCCAGTACCGCATCGACTCGAAGCTCGAGGTGCGCAAGCAGCTGCTCGAGTTCATCCGCAGTGAGGGGCGCGACGCCGCCGGCAACCCGGTTGCGGGCATCGTCTACGCGCTCTCGCGTGCGAGCACCGAGAAGATCGCCGCGTACCTCGCCGAGCACGGCGTCAACGCGATGCCGTACCACGCGGGTCTCGACGCTGCGGTGCGCCGTCGCACACAGGAGCGGTTCCTGCGTGAAGAGGGCGTCGTCGTCGTCGCGACGATCGCGTTCGGCATGGGCATCGACAAGCCCGACGTGCGCTTCGTCGCCCACGTCGACCTGCCGAAGTCGGTCGAGGGCTACTACCAGGAGACGGGTCGCGCCGGCCGCGACGGTGCGCCCGCCACCGCCTGGCTCGCCTACGGTCTGCAAGACGTCGTGCAGCAGCGCCGCATGATCGACGAGAGTCCGGGCGACCTCGCGCACCGGCGTCGTCTCGCACAGCACCTCGACGCGATGCTCGCCCTCTGCGAGACGGTGCAGTGCCGCCGCCAGAACCTGCTCGGCTACTTCGGTCAGCCGAGTGAGCCGTGCGGCAACTGCGACACCTGCCTCGAGCCGCCCGCCTCGTGGGACGGCACGGTGCCCGCCCAGAAACTCATGTCGACGATCGTGCGCCTGCAGCGCGAGCGCCGGCAGAAGTTCGGCGCCGGCCACCTCGTCGACATCCTGCGCGGCAAAGAGACACCGCGGGTGCGCCAGTACGGCCACGACGCGCTCGCGACCTGGAGCATCGGCCAAGACCTCAGCGACCAGCAGTGGCGCGGCGTCGTGCGGCAACTGCTCGCTCAAGGCCTCCTCGCCACGCACGGCGAGTACGGCACCCTGACGGTGACGGATGCCGCGGCCGACGTGCTCTCGGGCAAGCGGGTCGTGAAGCTCCGCACCGAACCCGAGCGCGTGTCGCGCTCGCGCAGCACCCGCGCGGCCACCGCCGCAGCCGACCTCGAGCCGGCGCAGGTCGAGCTCTTCGAGCAGCTTCGCGCCTGGCGGGCCGGTGAGGCGAAGGAGCAGGGTGTGCCGGCGTACATCGTCTTCGGCGACGCGACCCTGCGCGCCGTCGCGGTCGCGAAGCCGTCGAGCCTCGCCGACCTCGACGGCATCACCGGCATCGGCGCCAAGAAGCGCGAGGCCTACGGCGAGGCGCTGCTCTCGGTCGTCGCCTCGGCCTGA
- a CDS encoding PadR family transcriptional regulator → MSNPLALAVLASLWERPMYPYEITTTLRERGKEDSIKLNFGSLYAIIKSLEKHGLIEEARVEREGNRPERIVYAITDAGRAEAHDWMRELIAVPIKEYPAFESGLSLIALLAPDEAISLLRERLERLDAELASRAQLAEQSDELGLPELFLVEFHYRVAMTRAEREFVAGMLERLEAGELGGLEAWKAMHELIESGATAEEIEARLAHYLAEGAADQQQH, encoded by the coding sequence GTGAGCAACCCGCTCGCACTCGCGGTGCTGGCGAGCCTGTGGGAGCGCCCGATGTACCCCTACGAGATCACGACCACGCTGCGCGAGCGCGGCAAGGAAGACAGCATCAAGCTGAACTTCGGCTCCCTCTACGCGATCATCAAGTCGCTCGAGAAACACGGCCTCATCGAAGAGGCGCGCGTCGAGCGCGAGGGCAATCGGCCCGAGCGCATCGTCTACGCCATCACCGATGCCGGCCGCGCCGAGGCGCACGACTGGATGCGCGAGCTCATCGCAGTGCCGATCAAGGAGTACCCGGCATTCGAGTCGGGCCTCTCGCTCATCGCGCTGCTCGCACCCGATGAGGCGATCTCCCTCCTGCGCGAGCGCCTCGAGCGCCTCGATGCAGAGCTCGCCTCGCGGGCGCAGCTCGCCGAGCAGTCCGACGAGCTCGGCCTGCCCGAGCTGTTCCTCGTCGAGTTCCACTACCGCGTCGCCATGACCCGCGCCGAGCGCGAGTTCGTCGCCGGCATGCTCGAGCGGCTCGAGGCCGGCGAGCTCGGGGGGCTCGAGGCGTGGAAGGCCATGCACGAGCTGATCGAGTCCGGCGCGACGGCCGAAGAGATCGAGGCGCGGCTCGCGCACTACCTGGCGGAAGGAGCCGCAGACCAGCAGCAGCACTGA
- a CDS encoding ATP-binding cassette domain-containing protein: MAASPDGMALVAADLVKTYPQGRGKPPLRALDGLTFQAEEGTVFGLLGPNGAGKSTTVKILSTLARPDSGTATVAGIDVGRHPGRARSAIGFVAQKQVSDPMDTGVENLVLAGQLHGMSTRAARSRAGELLERFALTSAARRQVKTYSGGMARKLDVAIGLMHRPQVLFLDEPTTGLDPEARAEMWAEIERMSREERMTVLLTTHYLEEADRLASRLAIVDAGRVVTEGTPEQLKSELRGDAVVIELHEASVIARVLDSLDRLGGFHEVATEGRAVRARVDDGGAALPLVLAALDGEGIAVASATVSRPSLDDVYLAHTGHSFAAVHAGSSVDARTDLEEVAS, from the coding sequence ATGGCTGCATCACCCGACGGGATGGCCCTCGTGGCCGCCGATCTCGTTAAGACCTATCCGCAGGGGCGCGGCAAGCCCCCGCTCCGAGCCCTCGACGGGCTCACGTTCCAGGCAGAGGAGGGCACGGTCTTCGGCCTGCTCGGGCCGAACGGCGCCGGCAAGTCGACGACCGTCAAGATCCTCTCGACCCTCGCACGCCCAGACTCCGGCACCGCCACGGTGGCCGGAATCGATGTGGGACGTCACCCCGGTCGCGCACGAAGCGCCATCGGCTTCGTCGCCCAGAAGCAGGTCTCCGACCCCATGGACACCGGCGTCGAGAACCTCGTGCTCGCCGGTCAGCTGCACGGCATGTCGACGCGTGCTGCGCGCAGTCGGGCGGGCGAGCTGCTCGAGCGGTTCGCGCTCACGAGTGCGGCCCGCCGCCAGGTCAAGACCTACTCGGGCGGCATGGCGCGCAAGCTCGACGTCGCGATCGGCCTCATGCATCGTCCGCAGGTGCTCTTCCTCGACGAGCCGACGACCGGTCTCGACCCCGAGGCGCGCGCCGAGATGTGGGCCGAGATCGAGCGGATGTCCCGTGAGGAGCGCATGACCGTGCTGCTGACCACCCACTACCTCGAGGAGGCCGATCGGCTCGCGAGCCGACTGGCGATCGTCGATGCCGGGCGGGTCGTGACCGAGGGCACACCCGAACAGTTGAAGAGCGAGCTGCGCGGCGATGCCGTGGTGATCGAACTGCACGAGGCATCCGTCATCGCTCGGGTGCTCGACTCGCTCGACCGCCTCGGCGGCTTCCACGAGGTCGCGACCGAGGGACGTGCGGTGCGAGCCCGAGTAGATGACGGCGGCGCCGCGCTGCCGCTCGTGCTCGCGGCGCTCGACGGCGAGGGCATCGCCGTCGCCTCCGCGACCGTGTCGCGGCCGAGCCTCGACGACGTCTACCTCGCCCACACCGGGCATTCGTTCGCCGCGGTGCACGCCGGCTCGTCCGTCGATGCCCGCACCGATCTCGAGGAGGTCGCATCATGA
- a CDS encoding ABC transporter permease, whose protein sequence is MTTLTNPAPVATRPAYARPSFFRHTAYLTLRQLRAAVRIPAFIVMNVVQPLIWLLLFGQLFTSVVDIPGFTGGDNYLEFLTPGIVMMMALFGSAWAGTSYIQDMDRGVMDRFLTSPTSRGAMMVSTLVYQALLTLVQSLIVLGVAWLGGARFDGGPGGILILLLAAMLLTASFSALSNAAALLARNQNVLIGISQLITIPLMFLSSALMDTSLSADWVAEVARFNPFEWAVVAGREALGASPDWASVWGHLGLLAVFTAVLAWVATRAFRVYQRSA, encoded by the coding sequence ATGACAACGCTCACGAACCCCGCCCCCGTCGCGACGCGGCCCGCGTACGCGCGCCCGAGCTTCTTCCGCCACACCGCCTACCTGACGCTCCGGCAGCTGCGGGCGGCGGTGCGCATACCGGCGTTCATCGTCATGAACGTCGTGCAGCCGCTCATCTGGCTGCTGCTGTTCGGCCAGCTGTTCACCTCGGTCGTCGATATCCCGGGATTCACGGGCGGTGACAACTACCTCGAGTTCCTGACGCCGGGCATCGTCATGATGATGGCGCTGTTCGGCAGCGCCTGGGCCGGCACGAGCTACATCCAGGACATGGATCGCGGGGTCATGGATCGCTTCCTCACCTCGCCGACGAGCCGCGGCGCGATGATGGTCTCGACGCTCGTCTACCAGGCGCTGCTCACCCTCGTGCAGTCGCTCATCGTGCTCGGCGTCGCCTGGCTCGGCGGGGCGCGGTTCGACGGCGGCCCCGGCGGCATCCTGATCCTGCTGCTCGCGGCGATGCTGCTGACGGCGTCGTTCTCGGCGCTGTCGAACGCGGCGGCACTGCTCGCGCGCAACCAGAACGTGCTGATCGGCATCTCGCAGCTCATCACGATCCCGCTCATGTTCCTGAGCTCGGCGCTCATGGACACGAGCCTGTCGGCCGACTGGGTCGCCGAGGTCGCGCGGTTCAACCCCTTCGAGTGGGCCGTCGTGGCCGGCCGCGAGGCGCTCGGCGCGAGCCCCGACTGGGCGAGTGTGTGGGGTCACCTCGGCCTACTCGCGGTGTTCACCGCGGTGCTCGCCTGGGTGGCGACGCGGGCGTTCCGCGTCTACCAGCGCAGCGCGTAG
- a CDS encoding TetR/AcrR family transcriptional regulator, translating to MPPNSSGPEAAPPTASAGSARPATSARPAASARGRATRERIVAAAARCFAASGYRGVSLREVAAEAGLSHPGVLRHFSSREQILDAVVTRFELENEHWLAARTDVPPLLLIALAEHNQSKPGYLELFSALAGEAVSPEHPAHGRFATRYRELREESLRQPPATPWSRDDATRMLAGWDGLQLASLYNPGEVDVAAELAQQLTGRREQAGAEPEAGAGTEAGAGDGPTAAAAATSLASHGTAADAPQPSTPATAPPAGYAVGRARQARIIADATELFARRGYHDTSLREVAEAVGISKSALLHHFPTKDALLVSVIAERDRRTVPSSEELLAASPAETIELMVRTARRSELDTPGLVEVYTVLTSEAASPAHPAHRFFAERSRRTIADFTALFERLAADGLLAPGRNPRHEGRWVPAMWDGLQVQWGYDPAIDVAGILADYFDAAVTFSVHAPPRVSPPA from the coding sequence ATGCCGCCGAACAGCTCCGGACCAGAAGCCGCGCCGCCCACGGCGTCCGCGGGGTCCGCACGGCCCGCGACGTCCGCGCGGCCCGCGGCGTCCGCACGAGGCCGCGCGACGCGCGAACGCATCGTCGCCGCCGCCGCACGGTGCTTCGCGGCATCCGGCTACCGCGGCGTCTCGCTTCGGGAAGTCGCGGCGGAGGCCGGACTCTCGCACCCCGGCGTGCTGCGGCACTTCTCGTCACGCGAGCAGATCCTCGACGCCGTGGTCACCCGGTTCGAGCTCGAGAACGAGCACTGGCTCGCCGCGCGCACCGACGTTCCGCCGCTCCTGCTGATCGCCCTCGCCGAGCACAACCAGTCGAAGCCGGGCTACCTCGAGCTCTTCTCCGCCCTCGCCGGCGAGGCCGTCAGCCCGGAGCATCCCGCACACGGCCGGTTCGCAACCCGCTACCGGGAACTGCGCGAAGAGAGCCTGCGGCAGCCGCCGGCGACCCCGTGGTCGCGCGACGATGCGACACGAATGCTCGCCGGGTGGGACGGCCTCCAGTTGGCATCGCTCTACAACCCGGGCGAGGTGGATGTCGCGGCGGAACTCGCGCAGCAGCTGACGGGCAGGCGCGAGCAGGCGGGAGCAGAACCCGAGGCCGGAGCAGGCACCGAGGCCGGGGCGGGCGACGGCCCGACGGCGGCGGCGGCGGCCACCAGCCTCGCCTCCCACGGGACCGCGGCCGACGCGCCGCAGCCCTCGACTCCTGCGACCGCCCCACCGGCCGGCTACGCGGTCGGTCGCGCTCGGCAGGCCCGCATCATCGCCGACGCCACCGAGCTCTTCGCGCGCCGCGGATACCACGACACGAGCCTGCGAGAGGTCGCCGAGGCCGTCGGCATCTCGAAGTCGGCGCTCCTGCACCACTTCCCGACGAAGGACGCGCTGCTCGTCTCCGTGATCGCCGAGCGCGACCGCCGCACGGTCCCGAGCTCGGAGGAGCTCCTGGCGGCCTCCCCCGCCGAGACGATCGAGCTCATGGTGCGAACAGCCCGCCGATCCGAGCTCGACACGCCGGGTCTCGTCGAGGTCTACACGGTGCTCACGAGCGAAGCGGCGTCGCCGGCGCATCCGGCCCACCGGTTCTTCGCCGAGCGTTCGCGGCGCACCATCGCCGATTTCACCGCGCTGTTCGAACGGCTCGCCGCAGACGGGCTCCTCGCCCCCGGCCGGAATCCGAGGCATGAGGGACGCTGGGTGCCCGCCATGTGGGACGGCCTGCAGGTGCAGTGGGGCTACGACCCGGCGATCGACGTCGCGGGCATCCTCGCCGACTACTTCGACGCCGCGGTCACGTTCTCGGTGCATGCCCCGCCGCGGGTCTCGCCGCCCGCCTGA
- a CDS encoding histidine phosphatase family protein codes for MNRTARAVTAGALAITTLATLAAFSAVPATQAAEPKKPKPGTVTIYLTRHGETMLNTLERAQGWSDSPLTEEGRLSAEHLGAGLAESGVKFEAAYSADMVRHWETVSLALDELDAKDEATRDERLREISFGKFEGAKNMEMWAAIATELGYANVGELFTDPDFDFMEGLSAVARLSEGSGLVAETPEQVAARAVEALDDIAAKQAKHGGGEVLVVSSGITIMLALETLGADVSELTSGIENGAVSELVYSRGEWTIKTVNDLSYVEAGSD; via the coding sequence ATGAACCGCACCGCGCGCGCCGTCACGGCCGGCGCCCTCGCCATCACCACCCTCGCCACGCTCGCCGCCTTCTCGGCCGTGCCGGCCACCCAGGCGGCCGAGCCGAAGAAGCCGAAGCCGGGCACGGTCACGATCTACCTCACGCGCCACGGCGAGACGATGCTGAACACCCTCGAGCGAGCGCAGGGCTGGTCAGACTCGCCGCTCACCGAAGAGGGCCGGCTGTCTGCCGAGCACCTCGGCGCGGGCCTCGCCGAGTCCGGCGTGAAGTTCGAGGCCGCCTATTCGGCCGACATGGTGCGGCACTGGGAGACGGTCTCGCTCGCGCTCGACGAGCTCGACGCGAAAGACGAGGCGACCCGTGACGAGCGACTCCGCGAGATCTCCTTCGGCAAGTTCGAGGGAGCGAAGAACATGGAGATGTGGGCGGCCATCGCAACCGAGCTCGGCTACGCCAACGTCGGCGAGCTGTTCACCGACCCCGATTTCGACTTCATGGAGGGCCTCAGCGCGGTCGCCCGCCTGAGCGAGGGCAGCGGCCTCGTCGCCGAGACGCCCGAACAGGTCGCCGCCCGTGCGGTGGAGGCGCTCGACGACATCGCCGCCAAGCAGGCGAAGCACGGCGGCGGCGAGGTGCTCGTGGTCTCGAGCGGCATCACGATCATGCTCGCGCTCGAGACGCTCGGGGCCGACGTGAGCGAACTCACGAGCGGCATCGAGAACGGTGCGGTCAGCGAGCTCGTCTACAGCCGCGGCGAGTGGACGATCAAGACCGTCAACGACCTGAGCTACGTCGAGGCCGGATCCGACTGA